One genomic window of Arachis stenosperma cultivar V10309 chromosome 10, arast.V10309.gnm1.PFL2, whole genome shotgun sequence includes the following:
- the LOC130958105 gene encoding 50S ribosomal protein L27, chloroplastic-like, with the protein MAVSFNLATAFKGLSLSSSSSSYASASPLPSYVSLPRTHIQIRPPLPLTIQNAHKKGAGSTKNGRDSPGQRLGVKIYGDQVAKPGSIIVRQRGTKFHAGKNVGLGKDYTVFSLIDGVVKFEKFGPDRKKVSVYPREVQPENPNSYRARKREYFRMRRERRKAREAAVL; encoded by the exons ATGGCGGTGAGTTTCAACCTTGCAACAGCATTCAAAGGCCTTTCTTTGTCGTCGTCTTCCTCTTCCTATGCCTCTGCTTCGCCGCTTCCCTCCTATGTATCTCTCCCTCGCACACACATTCAGATTCGGCCTCCTCTCCCTCTCACCATCCAGAACGCCCACAAGAAGGGAGCTGGCAGCACCAAGAACGGCCGTGATTCCCCCGGCCAACGCCTCGGCGTCAAGATCTACGGTGATCAAGTTGCCAAACCCGGTTCCATCATTGTTCGCCAACGTGGTACTAAG TTTCATGCAGGAAAGAATGTGGGGCTTGGCAAAGACTATACCGTCTTTTCCTTGATTGATGGAGTTGTTAAATTTGAGAAATTTGGGCCTGACAGGAAAAAG GTGAGTGTTTACCCACGAGAAGTGCAACCTGAGAACCCCAACAGCtatagagcaaggaagagggaGTATTTCAGGATGAGGCGCGAACGCAGAAAGGCTAGAGAAGCAGCAGTACTTTAA